A region from the Triticum aestivum cultivar Chinese Spring chromosome 3D, IWGSC CS RefSeq v2.1, whole genome shotgun sequence genome encodes:
- the LOC123076277 gene encoding uncharacterized protein, with amino-acid sequence MAAARSCVPSPLAPVLFKCHRRRVVSWHLDNCRLQIKARGRLERLQTGDENHSSVLLFVYWKYVPSIQAGGRVQVLEGRGVLPLAYTKFRDVARSEPTPRANDGHRSSTLFPFVTQLTSPPRCSTTGPSEELAAGHPLLRPWMLSCGGRPSHSNAPPSLCTGPSGSRPSGALTPVQVELWVAATNFTKRCTSVQVEHTHRENTSAFALHIAWSCMIADGCSKRFISLIFCILSQFSWMLAGK; translated from the exons GTGTTGTTTAAGTGTCACAGACGACGTGTTGTCTCCTGGCATCTGGATAACTGCCGACTGCAAATAAAAG CACGAGGGAGGCTGGAGCGACTGCAGACCGGTGACGAGAACCACTCTTCAGTTCTGCTATTCGTGTATTGGAAGTACGTACCCTCTATCCAGGCAGGAGGTAGAG TACAAGTTTTGGAAGGCCGGGGAGTTCTACCGCTGGCGTACACCAAGTTCAGAGACGTTGCACGGAGTGAGCCGACGCCGCG GGCCAACGACGGTCATCGCTCCTCGACTCTATTCCCGTTCGTCACCCAGCTCACCAGTCCACCTCGGTGCTCCACCACCGGTCCCTCGGAAGAGCTGGCTGCAGGCCATCCGTTGCTCCGCCCCTGGATGCTGTCGTGTGGTGGCCGGCCGTCTCACTCCAATGCACCTCCCTCTTTGTGTACTGGTCCCTCTGGCAGCCGTCCAAGTGGAGCGTTGACACCAGTACAAGTAGAATTGTGGGTCGCGGCCACCAACTTCACCAAGCGTTGCACATCCGTCCAAGTCGAGCACACACACCGGGAGAACACCAGCGCCTTTGCTTTGCACATTGCTTGGTCATGCATGATTGCTGATGGATGCAGCAAGCGTTTTATTAGTTTGATCTTCTGCATTTTGTCTCAGTTTTCATGGATGCTAGCGGGCAAGTGA